A section of the Pseudomonas sp. Q1-7 genome encodes:
- a CDS encoding tryptophan synthase subunit beta encodes MVYVQRDENGSVLRVEHEPFNSMTQSMPASDPEVLSWFASRSLHDHLMALAHSDLELVRVVEDLVQALVNRGVMNFTDLPEAARHKLQQRAHVRAQVGGLSSLVPDENDLSY; translated from the coding sequence ATGGTTTACGTGCAACGCGACGAGAACGGCAGTGTGCTGCGGGTGGAGCACGAACCCTTCAACAGCATGACCCAGAGCATGCCGGCCAGCGACCCGGAAGTGTTGAGCTGGTTCGCCAGCCGCAGCCTGCACGACCACCTGATGGCCCTGGCGCACTCCGACCTGGAACTGGTGCGGGTGGTCGAGGATCTGGTGCAGGCGCTGGTGAACCGTGGGGTGATGAACTTCACCGACCTGCCGGAGGCCGCCCGCCACAAGCTGCAGCAGCGCGCCCATGTCCGCGCCCAGGTGGGCGGCCTGAGCAGCCTGGTGCCGGACGAAAACGACCTGTCCTATTGA
- a CDS encoding retention module-containing protein, giving the protein MAGSIGVVRQVVGEVYAVAANGARRLLTDGDRVFAGEQLVTGARGAVAVTLSNGQELVLGRESSMPLHNGLLANAPDGARPDAASAAAAPSQQDLTDVEQLQAAIEAGVDPTQAAEATAAGPGVGAGAGNAGGGHSFVLLDEVGGALDPTIGFPTGGIGATPEFPTPFIDLAPEVVPAVVDEPVNGVPVAEDDVQGIREGQESVQGNVLDNDDGGPDLPTTFLSWQAPGASNGPGGSLVVNTPYGVVSLNPDGSYSFVLANGTPAVEGLAEGQTVDVSFGYSIQDSNGDQSSATLTITITGSNDVPTIDVSSPNAEGGLAQVFEKGLVGGSAAGDGSNVTTGSFTVGDADGLADLKSLSVGSLSLDLSVSGFASLVGQSFATAHGTVLITGYSNGTYSFSYTLTSATTDAAGPETDGFLISVGDGLATASATVSIEIVDDLPSANPDSGSLIENGALSSLVGNVLDNDVGGADQPKAFSSWNGVAGATPGEGGSLLVNTPYGLVTLNPNGSYSFVLANGSAAVEALAAGQQVSLQYAYTMRDGDGDPSSSTLTITITGSNDVPTIDVSSPNAEGGLAQVFEKGLAGGSAAGDGSNVTTGSFTVGDADGLADLKSLSVGSLSLDLSVSGFASLVGQSFATAHGTVLITGYSNGTYSFSYTLTSATTDAAGPETDGFLISVGDGLATASATVSIEIVDDLPSANPDSGSLIENGALSSLAGNVLDNDVGGADQPKAFSSWNGVAGATPGEGGSLLVNTPYGLVTLNPNGSYSFVLANGSAAVEALAAGQQVSLQYAYTMRDGDGDPSSSTLTITITGSNDVPTIDVSSPNAEGGLAQVFEKGLVGGSAAGDGSNVTTGSFTVGDADGLADLKSLSVGSLSLDLSVSGFASLVGQSFATAHGTVLITGYSNGTYSFSYTLTSATTDAAGPETDGFLISVGDGLATASATVSIEIVDDLPSANPDSGSLIENGALSSLVGNVLDNDVGGADQPKAFSSWNGVAGATPGEGGSLLVNTPYGLVTLNPNGSYSFVLANGSAAVEALAAGQQVSLQYAYTMRDGDGDPSSSTLTITITGSNDVPTIDVSSPNAEGGLAQVFEKGLAGGSAAGDGSNVTTGSFTVGDADGLADLKSLSVGSLSLDLSVSGFASLVGQSFATAHGTVLITGYSNGTYSFSYTLTSATTDAAGPETDGFLISVGDGLATASATVSIEIVDDLPQARADAAVVGEGSSVSGNVVTGVGAGSVADLFGADGRPSPTTGVVGVRVGADISTPVAGGVGDSISTAFGTLVLNADGSYTYTSRPDTVGAAGAVDTFTYTIVDADGDLSTTTLTIDLSDHTVVGSVQAGSDQDVREAALSFGSEPSSDDEFASGTLVGSGGNGPYSFSLDAGAGNGQYGQLVVNSSGAYTYTLVSAPKVNPGNNGNNLQFTETFTFRVTDANGNTGIGVLTIGIVDDVPSVSVKGLGGLELQVDETTLGETASTHFAGAFTTVFGADGAAASNAIEYSLNVKAQGVDSGLRDTATGNSILLSKVGSDIVGLVSGGGQLAFRLSVASDGSVTLEQMRAIFHTPNTGPDQAAGLAAADLITLTARVTDADGDKDSATLNLGDAISFKDDAPRIDPYVKVYLDDDALPHGNPGGVGDRSPDTHNTSGVIAHDFGADGPGEIELQDSGAPYGFTYVETKDGLLIKQGDVTVITITLDKFTGAYTVTQNAPILHPEGHDENDLTFEVEYKITDRDGDRADGSLYIKVNDDTPVAYADSASVSEGGSVSGNVVTGVGAGSVADLFGADGRPSPTTGVVGVRVGADISTPVAGGVGDSISTAFGTLVLNADGSYTYTSRPDTVGAAGAVDTFTYTIVDADGDLSTTTLTIDLANVTVAGAVQAGSDQDVREAALSFGSEPSSDDEFASGTLVGSGGNGPYSFSLDAGAGNGQYGQLVVNSSGAYTYTLVSAPKVNPGDNGNNLQFTETFTFRVTDANGNTGIGVLTIGIVDDVPKVSVKGLGGLDLQVDETTLGETASTHFAGAFTTVFGADGAAASNAIEYSLNVKAQGVDSGLRDTATGNSILLSKVGSDIVGLVSGGGQLAFRLSVAGDGSVTLEQMRAIFHTPNTGPDQAAGLAAADLITLTARVTDADGDKDSATLNLGDAISFRDAAPTVTSNGLVLLDDDALPGGIPGGTGDGPDAVNTLGSVGFSYGADGAGSVQWLTTGAPDGFTYVKSGSTLLIKQGTTTVIEVTLNSTSGAYGVTQLAPIQHALGGHENDQLFTLTYQVTDKDGDSTNGSLDIKVNDDTPYARDDIADVAEGSGQDFNVVFVLDFSGSIDNTELNTMLTAVRSAGQTLFNTTDGDVRIQLVAFSGTAASYPVVTDVGSFISLVNSLNPQAGGTRPFSGNTDFTAAIEKAMAVYTPIPSWSNQVFFISDGNPNEQTGPNGSSLTSAVATQWNHFVNGNGINVTAIGVGNGINTARLQDVDVDGSGSPILVNNFGDLVETLAGQIVGGIVSGNVLLGSDNAVGGGDDDAFGADGPGRILSIQIGTTTYTWNGAGSIAVSTGGTLSGNMLNALTTPLGGKLTFDFSTGAWTYVAPNSVAADTSEHFIYTIVDKDGDPSSASLTVRIEDASPVIGRVDEDELPGGITDGDGQTTVATGNLSELLVGTPAGAQFSVAATPLAMPLATSHGVALTYSSVGNTLIAKAGTTTIFTLQVQSNGDYTFTLLGALDHPGSGAGGDDQLLTLNLTGALRASNGSGSLPLAGDLLIQVEDDVPAILQSSNLMFSNGDSVAGASGVFVYSTGADTRGAGPFSPADSDFTSIGLSGTVGGVAISSGAVTWMAESAASATFRIGFDYAPNPASPGTLEQASGTLTFDKVNGTYSVALDEPIQGYTILKTSTSLSITGYEVNSTVPDSTQPAVAVVALNNNFFVQYTSYAEPSSGTGSDNLRAGSSSTSVFTDGELFNQAMSWVSVSNSANGVAGDTLGKGEVLDLNFYSSNPKGHLGVEPNARADGMFLKFDGVNNEDLVVVLKLIGVGGVKTTRALVVSNADIMTANSAVLAAYGIYLDNNDGAIVIEKNDFNAPGENWQIYGAQVLTSVEGITSSAAINFNSAIGNGGASNVNSRVSFTSSDTDHDVLKVSDVGFITSETNTLDTTLDFSVAIRDADGDTSSTRVLQVNLEASSTFVGTASDDVIQGTSGNDLISGMGGNDVLIGGAGNDVLDGGNGIDTASYQGATAGVTVDLSLLVAQDTVGAGIDTLLNIENLLGSGLNDTLSGNSGDNVLAGNGGNDRLTGGDGADTFKWLLGDTGVTTITDFTPGVDKLDLSQLLTGEHSNVGSLDDYLTMAFGANTTITVDSNTPANPGGTGQTIVLEGVNLLTAYGAPDTASVISHMLDDGTLKVDA; this is encoded by the coding sequence ATGGCTGGATCAATCGGGGTCGTTCGCCAGGTCGTGGGCGAGGTCTATGCGGTAGCAGCCAACGGTGCGCGCCGCTTGCTGACCGACGGTGACCGGGTATTCGCCGGCGAGCAGCTGGTTACTGGCGCCCGGGGCGCGGTGGCCGTGACGCTCAGCAATGGTCAGGAGCTGGTGCTGGGCCGCGAGAGCAGCATGCCGCTGCACAATGGCCTGCTCGCCAATGCCCCTGACGGGGCCCGGCCCGACGCCGCTTCTGCGGCGGCCGCGCCCAGTCAGCAGGACCTCACCGACGTCGAGCAACTGCAGGCCGCTATCGAGGCCGGCGTCGACCCGACCCAGGCTGCCGAGGCGACAGCAGCCGGTCCTGGCGTGGGCGCCGGTGCCGGCAACGCAGGTGGTGGTCATTCCTTCGTGCTGTTGGACGAGGTTGGCGGCGCGCTGGACCCGACCATCGGGTTCCCCACCGGCGGCATCGGTGCGACCCCCGAGTTCCCTACGCCCTTCATTGACCTCGCTCCCGAGGTCGTTCCCGCGGTGGTCGATGAACCGGTCAACGGTGTACCGGTCGCCGAGGACGACGTACAGGGCATTCGCGAAGGCCAGGAAAGCGTCCAGGGTAACGTGCTGGACAACGATGACGGTGGCCCCGATCTGCCCACTACCTTTCTCTCCTGGCAAGCTCCAGGCGCCAGCAATGGCCCCGGCGGCAGCCTGGTGGTCAACACGCCCTATGGGGTCGTGAGCCTGAATCCGGATGGCAGTTACAGCTTTGTACTGGCCAACGGTACGCCTGCTGTGGAAGGGTTGGCGGAGGGCCAGACCGTCGACGTCAGCTTTGGCTACAGCATTCAGGACAGCAACGGCGACCAGAGCAGCGCGACCCTGACCATCACCATCACCGGCAGCAACGACGTGCCCACCATCGACGTCAGCAGCCCGAACGCCGAAGGCGGCCTGGCCCAGGTGTTCGAGAAGGGGCTGGTGGGCGGCAGCGCGGCGGGGGATGGCAGCAACGTCACGACGGGCAGCTTCACGGTGGGTGATGCCGACGGGCTGGCGGACCTGAAGAGCCTGAGCGTCGGCAGCCTGAGCCTCGACCTGAGCGTCAGCGGCTTCGCCAGCCTGGTGGGGCAGAGCTTCGCCACCGCCCATGGCACGGTGCTGATCACCGGCTACAGCAACGGTACCTACAGCTTCAGCTACACCCTGACATCGGCCACGACCGATGCCGCCGGTCCGGAGACGGACGGCTTCCTTATTAGTGTGGGGGATGGCCTGGCCACGGCCTCGGCCACGGTAAGCATCGAGATCGTCGACGACCTACCCAGTGCCAATCCGGACAGCGGCAGCCTGATCGAGAATGGCGCATTGTCGAGCCTGGTCGGGAATGTGCTGGACAACGACGTGGGCGGCGCTGACCAGCCGAAAGCCTTCAGCAGCTGGAATGGAGTGGCCGGAGCCACGCCCGGCGAGGGCGGCAGCCTGCTGGTGAACACCCCGTATGGCCTGGTCACCCTGAACCCGAACGGCAGCTACAGTTTCGTGCTGGCCAATGGGTCGGCGGCAGTGGAGGCGTTGGCTGCGGGGCAACAGGTGAGTTTGCAGTACGCCTATACCATGCGTGACGGTGACGGTGATCCGAGCAGCTCGACCCTGACCATCACCATCACCGGCAGCAACGACGTGCCCACCATCGACGTCAGCAGCCCGAACGCCGAAGGCGGCCTGGCCCAGGTGTTCGAGAAGGGGCTGGCGGGCGGCAGCGCGGCGGGGGATGGCAGCAACGTCACGACGGGCAGCTTCACGGTGGGTGACGCCGACGGGCTGGCGGACCTGAAGAGCCTGAGCGTCGGCAGCCTGAGCCTCGACCTGAGCGTCAGCGGCTTCGCCAGCCTGGTGGGGCAGAGCTTCGCCACCGCCCATGGCACGGTGCTGATCACCGGCTACAGCAACGGTACCTACAGCTTCAGCTACACCCTGACATCGGCCACGACCGATGCCGCCGGTCCGGAGACGGACGGCTTCCTTATTAGTGTGGGGGATGGCCTGGCCACGGCCTCGGCCACGGTAAGCATCGAGATCGTCGACGACCTACCCAGTGCCAATCCGGACAGCGGCAGCCTGATCGAGAATGGCGCATTGTCGAGCCTGGCCGGGAATGTGCTGGACAACGACGTGGGCGGCGCTGACCAGCCGAAAGCCTTCAGCAGCTGGAATGGAGTGGCCGGAGCCACGCCCGGCGAGGGCGGCAGCCTGTTGGTGAACACCCCGTATGGCCTGGTCACCCTGAACCCGAACGGCAGCTACAGTTTCGTGCTGGCCAATGGGTCGGCGGCAGTGGAGGCGTTGGCTGCGGGGCAACAGGTGAGTTTGCAGTACGCCTATACCATGCGTGACGGTGACGGTGATCCGAGCAGCTCGACCCTGACCATCACCATCACCGGCAGCAACGACGTGCCCACCATCGACGTCAGCAGCCCGAACGCCGAAGGCGGCCTGGCCCAGGTGTTCGAGAAGGGGCTGGTGGGCGGCAGCGCGGCGGGGGATGGCAGCAACGTCACGACGGGCAGCTTCACGGTGGGTGATGCCGACGGGCTGGCGGACCTGAAGAGCCTGAGCGTCGGCAGCCTGAGCCTCGACCTGAGCGTCAGCGGCTTCGCCAGCCTGGTGGGGCAGAGCTTCGCCACCGCCCATGGCACGGTGCTGATCACCGGCTACAGCAACGGTACCTACAGCTTCAGCTACACCCTGACATCGGCCACGACCGATGCCGCCGGTCCGGAGACGGACGGCTTCCTTATTAGTGTGGGGGATGGCCTGGCCACGGCCTCGGCCACGGTAAGCATCGAGATCGTCGACGACCTACCCAGTGCCAATCCGGACAGCGGCAGCCTGATCGAGAATGGCGCATTGTCGAGCCTGGTCGGGAATGTGCTGGACAACGACGTGGGCGGCGCTGACCAGCCGAAAGCCTTCAGCAGCTGGAATGGAGTGGCCGGAGCCACGCCCGGCGAGGGCGGCAGCCTGCTGGTGAACACCCCGTATGGCCTGGTCACCCTGAACCCGAACGGCAGCTACAGTTTCGTGCTGGCCAATGGGTCGGCGGCAGTGGAGGCGTTGGCTGCGGGGCAACAGGTGAGTTTGCAGTACGCCTATACCATGCGTGACGGTGACGGTGATCCGAGCAGCTCGACCCTGACCATCACCATCACCGGCAGCAACGACGTGCCCACCATCGACGTCAGCAGCCCGAACGCCGAAGGCGGCCTGGCCCAGGTGTTCGAGAAGGGGCTGGCGGGCGGCAGCGCGGCGGGGGATGGCAGCAACGTCACGACGGGCAGCTTCACGGTGGGTGACGCCGACGGGCTGGCGGACCTGAAGAGCCTGAGCGTCGGCAGCCTGAGCCTCGACCTGAGCGTCAGCGGCTTCGCCAGCCTGGTGGGGCAGAGCTTCGCCACCGCCCATGGCACGGTGCTGATCACCGGCTACAGCAACGGTACCTACAGCTTCAGCTACACCCTGACATCGGCCACGACCGATGCCGCCGGTCCGGAGACGGACGGCTTCCTTATTAGTGTGGGGGATGGCCTGGCCACGGCCTCGGCCACGGTAAGCATCGAGATCGTCGACGACCTGCCACAGGCGAGGGCCGACGCCGCAGTGGTCGGTGAAGGCAGCAGCGTGAGCGGCAATGTGGTCACCGGCGTCGGTGCCGGCTCGGTGGCCGACCTCTTCGGCGCCGATGGCCGCCCGTCGCCGACCACTGGCGTGGTGGGTGTGCGCGTCGGCGCCGACATTTCGACGCCGGTCGCCGGTGGGGTGGGTGACAGCATCAGCACGGCCTTCGGCACCCTGGTGCTGAATGCCGACGGCAGTTACACCTACACCAGCAGGCCCGACACGGTGGGCGCGGCAGGTGCGGTGGATACCTTCACCTACACCATCGTCGACGCCGATGGCGATCTCAGCACCACCACCCTGACCATCGACCTGTCCGACCACACCGTGGTGGGCAGCGTGCAGGCGGGCTCGGACCAGGATGTGCGCGAAGCGGCGCTGAGCTTTGGCAGCGAGCCGTCGAGCGACGACGAGTTCGCCAGCGGCACGCTGGTGGGCAGCGGCGGCAACGGGCCGTACAGCTTCAGCCTGGATGCCGGCGCGGGCAACGGCCAATACGGGCAGTTGGTGGTGAACAGCAGCGGCGCCTACACCTACACGCTGGTTTCCGCGCCGAAGGTCAACCCCGGCAACAACGGCAACAACCTGCAGTTCACCGAGACCTTCACCTTCAGGGTGACCGACGCCAACGGCAACACCGGGATTGGCGTGCTCACGATCGGCATCGTCGACGATGTGCCGAGCGTCAGCGTGAAGGGGCTGGGCGGGCTCGAGCTGCAGGTGGACGAGACCACCCTCGGTGAGACCGCCAGCACCCATTTCGCCGGGGCCTTCACGACGGTGTTCGGCGCCGATGGCGCGGCGGCGAGCAACGCGATCGAGTACAGCCTGAACGTGAAGGCGCAGGGCGTGGACAGCGGCCTGCGGGACACCGCAACCGGCAACAGCATCCTGCTCTCCAAGGTGGGTTCGGACATCGTCGGCCTGGTCAGCGGAGGAGGGCAGTTGGCCTTCCGCCTGAGCGTGGCCAGTGACGGCAGCGTGACCCTCGAACAGATGCGGGCGATCTTCCACACACCCAACACCGGTCCCGACCAGGCGGCCGGGCTGGCCGCTGCCGACCTGATCACCCTGACCGCGCGTGTCACCGACGCCGATGGCGACAAGGACAGTGCGACGCTGAACCTGGGCGACGCCATCAGCTTCAAGGATGACGCGCCCCGTATCGACCCGTACGTGAAGGTCTACCTCGACGACGATGCCTTGCCCCATGGCAATCCCGGTGGCGTGGGCGACCGATCGCCGGACACCCACAACACCAGCGGCGTCATCGCCCACGACTTCGGCGCCGACGGCCCGGGCGAAATCGAGCTGCAGGACAGCGGTGCGCCCTACGGCTTCACCTATGTGGAAACCAAGGACGGGTTGCTGATCAAGCAGGGCGACGTGACCGTCATCACCATCACCCTGGACAAATTCACCGGGGCTTACACCGTCACTCAGAACGCGCCGATCCTGCACCCCGAGGGCCATGACGAGAATGACCTGACCTTCGAGGTCGAGTACAAGATCACCGACCGCGATGGTGACCGGGCCGACGGTTCGCTGTACATCAAGGTGAACGACGACACGCCAGTGGCCTATGCGGACAGCGCGTCGGTCAGCGAAGGCGGCAGCGTGAGCGGCAATGTGGTCACCGGCGTCGGTGCCGGCTCGGTGGCCGACCTCTTCGGCGCCGATGGCCGCCCGTCGCCGACCACTGGCGTAGTGGGCGTGCGCGTCGGCGCCGACATTTCGACGCCGGTCGCCGGTGGGGTGGGTGACAGCATCAGCACGGCCTTCGGCACCCTGGTGCTGAATGCCGACGGCAGTTACACCTACACCAGCAGGCCCGACACGGTGGGCGCGGCAGGTGCGGTGGATACCTTCACCTACACCATCGTTGACGCCGATGGCGATCTCAGCACCACCACCCTGACCATCGACCTGGCCAACGTCACCGTGGCCGGCGCTGTGCAGGCGGGTTCGGACCAGGATGTGCGCGAAGCGGCGCTGAGCTTTGGCAGCGAGCCGTCGAGCGACGACGAGTTCGCCAGCGGCACGCTGGTGGGCAGCGGCGGCAACGGGCCGTACAGCTTCAGCCTGGATGCCGGTGCGGGCAACGGCCAATACGGGCAGTTGGTGGTGAACAGCAGCGGCGCCTACACCTACACGCTGGTGTCCGCGCCGAAGGTCAACCCCGGCGACAACGGCAACAACCTGCAGTTCACCGAGACCTTCACCTTCAGGGTGACCGACGCCAACGGCAACACCGGGATTGGCGTGCTCACGATCGGCATCGTCGACGATGTGCCGAAGGTCAGCGTGAAGGGGCTGGGCGGGCTCGACCTGCAGGTGGACGAGACCACCCTCGGTGAGACCGCCAGCACCCATTTCGCCGGGGCCTTCACGACGGTGTTCGGCGCCGATGGCGCGGCGGCGAGCAACGCGATCGAGTACAGCCTGAACGTGAAGGCGCAGGGCGTGGACAGCGGCCTGCGGGACACCGCAACCGGCAACAGCATCCTGCTCTCCAAGGTGGGTTCGGACATCGTCGGCCTGGTCAGCGGGGGAGGGCAGTTGGCCTTCCGCCTGAGCGTGGCCGGTGACGGCAGCGTGACCCTCGAACAGATGCGGGCGATCTTCCACACACCCAACACCGGTCCCGACCAGGCGGCCGGGCTGGCCGCTGCCGACCTGATCACCCTGACCGCGCGTGTCACCGATGCCGATGGCGACAAGGACAGTGCGACGCTGAACCTGGGCGACGCCATCAGCTTCCGCGATGCGGCCCCGACAGTCACCAGCAACGGCCTCGTGCTGCTGGATGACGATGCCCTTCCCGGCGGTATCCCCGGGGGGACCGGCGATGGTCCCGACGCGGTGAATACCCTAGGCAGTGTTGGATTCAGCTACGGCGCCGACGGCGCCGGCAGCGTTCAGTGGCTGACCACGGGGGCTCCGGATGGCTTCACCTACGTGAAGTCGGGCAGCACCCTGCTGATCAAGCAGGGCACCACCACGGTCATCGAGGTGACCCTGAACAGCACCAGCGGCGCCTATGGCGTGACTCAGCTTGCGCCTATCCAGCATGCCTTGGGCGGGCATGAGAACGACCAGTTGTTCACCCTGACCTATCAGGTCACCGACAAGGACGGCGATTCCACCAACGGCTCCCTGGACATCAAGGTCAATGACGATACGCCATACGCACGGGACGACATCGCCGATGTGGCCGAGGGCAGCGGCCAGGATTTCAACGTCGTATTTGTGCTGGATTTCAGCGGCAGCATCGACAACACCGAACTGAACACCATGCTCACTGCCGTTCGCAGTGCCGGGCAGACGCTGTTCAATACCACCGATGGCGACGTGCGCATTCAACTGGTCGCGTTTTCGGGAACCGCTGCGTCCTACCCGGTGGTCACCGACGTCGGTTCATTCATCTCGCTGGTCAACAGCCTTAACCCGCAGGCCGGCGGCACGCGTCCGTTCTCCGGCAACACCGACTTCACGGCGGCCATCGAGAAGGCCATGGCGGTCTATACGCCGATTCCGAGCTGGAGCAACCAGGTGTTCTTCATCAGCGACGGCAACCCGAACGAGCAGACCGGCCCGAACGGTTCGTCGCTGACCTCTGCCGTGGCGACCCAGTGGAACCATTTCGTCAATGGCAACGGCATCAATGTGACCGCCATCGGCGTGGGCAACGGCATCAATACCGCACGTCTGCAAGATGTGGATGTCGATGGCTCCGGCTCGCCCATCCTGGTGAACAACTTCGGGGATCTGGTGGAAACCCTGGCCGGTCAGATCGTCGGCGGGATTGTGTCAGGCAACGTGCTGCTGGGAAGTGACAATGCAGTGGGTGGCGGTGATGACGATGCCTTCGGCGCCGATGGCCCTGGTCGCATCCTGTCCATCCAGATCGGTACCACCACCTACACCTGGAATGGTGCCGGCAGCATCGCCGTGAGTACGGGCGGCACCCTTTCCGGCAACATGCTCAATGCGCTCACCACCCCACTCGGCGGCAAGCTGACCTTTGACTTCAGCACGGGCGCCTGGACCTATGTCGCTCCGAACAGCGTGGCTGCCGACACCAGCGAACACTTCATCTACACCATCGTCGACAAGGACGGTGACCCCTCGAGTGCTTCCCTGACGGTACGAATCGAGGACGCCTCGCCGGTGATTGGCCGGGTCGATGAGGACGAACTACCCGGTGGCATCACCGACGGCGATGGCCAGACCACCGTGGCGACCGGCAACCTCAGCGAACTCTTGGTGGGTACCCCGGCCGGGGCGCAGTTCTCTGTGGCCGCAACACCCCTGGCGATGCCCCTGGCGACGTCCCATGGCGTTGCGCTGACCTATTCGAGCGTAGGCAATACCCTGATCGCCAAGGCTGGAACCACGACCATCTTCACCCTGCAGGTGCAGAGCAACGGTGATTACACATTCACCCTGCTGGGCGCGCTGGATCATCCCGGCAGCGGTGCGGGTGGCGACGACCAGCTTCTCACCCTCAACCTGACGGGGGCGTTGCGGGCGAGTAATGGCAGCGGCAGCCTGCCCCTGGCGGGCGATTTGCTGATCCAGGTGGAGGATGACGTTCCGGCCATCCTGCAGAGTTCGAACCTGATGTTCTCCAATGGCGACAGCGTAGCGGGTGCGTCGGGTGTATTCGTGTACAGCACCGGTGCAGACACCCGTGGCGCCGGGCCCTTCTCGCCAGCCGACTCGGATTTCACCTCCATCGGCCTGAGCGGCACCGTAGGCGGGGTGGCGATCTCGTCCGGCGCGGTGACCTGGATGGCCGAATCGGCTGCCAGCGCCACCTTCAGGATCGGTTTCGACTACGCCCCGAACCCCGCTAGTCCGGGGACGTTGGAGCAAGCCAGCGGAACCCTGACCTTCGACAAGGTCAATGGCACCTACAGTGTCGCGCTGGATGAGCCGATTCAGGGCTACACCATCCTCAAGACCAGTACTTCGCTGAGCATCACCGGCTACGAGGTCAACAGCACGGTGCCGGACTCGACCCAGCCCGCGGTCGCGGTGGTGGCGCTGAATAACAACTTCTTCGTGCAGTACACCAGTTACGCGGAGCCAAGCAGCGGCACCGGCAGCGACAACCTGCGTGCCGGCTCGTCCAGCACCTCGGTCTTCACCGACGGCGAACTTTTCAATCAGGCCATGTCCTGGGTGAGCGTGAGCAATTCCGCCAACGGTGTGGCCGGGGACACGTTGGGCAAGGGCGAGGTACTGGATCTGAACTTCTACTCGAGCAACCCTAAAGGTCACCTGGGCGTCGAACCCAATGCTCGGGCCGACGGGATGTTCCTGAAGTTCGATGGCGTGAACAACGAAGACCTGGTCGTGGTGCTGAAACTGATCGGTGTGGGTGGCGTCAAGACTACGCGCGCACTGGTGGTGAGCAATGCCGACATCATGACGGCCAACAGTGCGGTGCTCGCGGCTTACGGCATCTACCTGGACAACAACGATGGCGCCATCGTCATCGAGAAGAACGACTTCAACGCCCCCGGGGAGAACTGGCAGATCTACGGCGCGCAGGTTCTTACCAGCGTCGAGGGCATCACGTCGTCAGCTGCCATCAACTTCAACTCCGCTATCGGCAACGGCGGTGCGTCGAATGTGAACAGCCGTGTGAGTTTCACCTCGTCTGACACCGACCACGACGTGCTCAAGGTTTCCGACGTGGGCTTCATCACATCGGAGACCAACACGCTGGATACCACGCTCGACTTTTCCGTGGCCATTCGCGATGCCGATGGCGACACCTCCTCGACGCGGGTGCTGCAAGTCAACCTCGAGGCCAGCAGTACCTTCGTCGGCACTGCCTCCGATGATGTGATTCAAGGAACCAGTGGCAACGACCTTATTTCCGGCATGGGTGGCAACGATGTGCTGATTGGCGGAGCAGGGAACGATGTGCTCGACGGCGGGAACGGCATCGACACTGCCTCCTACCAGGGCGCGACGGCGGGCGTGACGGTCGATTTGTCGCTGCTGGTTGCCCAGGACACGGTAGGCGCAGGGATCGATACGTTGCTCAATATCGAGAACCTGCTGGGTTCCGGCCTGAACGATACCCTGAGCGGCAACAGCGGCGACAACGTTCTGGCGGGCAACGGCGGCAATGACCGCCTGACGGGAGGAGACGGCGCGGACACCTTCAAATGGCTACTGGGCGACACCGGTGTCACCACCATCACCGACTTCACGCCCGGCGTGGACAAACTGGATCTGTCTCAGTTGCTGACCGGCGAGCACAGCAATGTGGGCAGCCTGGACGACTACCTGACCATGGCCTTCGGTGCGAACACCACCATCACCGTGGATTCCAACACCCCGGCCAACCCGGGGGGCACTGGGCAGACCATCGTGCTGGAAGGGGTGAACCTGCTCACGGCCTACGGGGCGCCGGATACCGCCTCGGTGATCTCCCACATGCTCGATGACGGCACCTTGAAGGTGGACGCCTGA